From Tursiops truncatus isolate mTurTru1 chromosome 13, mTurTru1.mat.Y, whole genome shotgun sequence:
CAAATAGCAGAATTTGTCAGAACACTGAGACCAAACTGAACTACAGAGCTTCCAGAATAGAAACCCGAATGTGCATTACAAAAcatttgggaagataaacaaataatTGTCGGTCTTAATTTCCTCTGGGAGTGGAAAGGAGGCAGGGGTAGGGGaacttttccttctgctttttcatcCTTATTTACTCTGTGAATCTTTTATCACGTgcattttattactttaaatttaaaagacattttcctCACTCAATGATTTGGGATATATAGAATCAGAGTTTGAGTCGAACAAATACTTGCTGTTGTGACACTTCCTTTTTAAGTAGAAGATTAAAATTAGCCGACTTTCTGAAATTCTCCTGTGATGATCGTAGGTGGCAACTCATATCAGGATAATATGACTTAGTCTTTTTTCTGGCACACGGCAGTCGTTGCAAGATCAACCTACGATGCCGGTCTATGTGCCTAAAAGGCTAGAAGATGTATAAACAAGGAACGTATTGGACTAAATAATATCAAAAGTCATGACATGTTTAATTTGATTCATTGATTCTGTTTTTAGTCTTCTCTTCTCACAGTGATCACATTCTTGACAAcagattttttccaaaaatgacaTTATAATTCATGATAATATTGTGGTATGAGGCAGAATATTTATCAACAAACCTTGGAAAAATATTAGTGACTGAAGTGTCTTGAGTATTTATAATGACGCTATGCTAAGTGCTTACCATGGATTATAATAATCAATGCTCACAACATCCTTACAAAGTGGGTgctaatattatccccattttacagatgataaaaatgaGGCTTAAAGAGGTTTACATTTTTGTGGAAAATGGTACAGTAGTGATTTCTGAGATTCGAACCTAAGGAGTCTGATTTGAGTCCTTCCTCTTACTCTTGATATATGACCCAACGGGAGAGGATAGAGTGaatcattcagaaaacatttcaacTTGGCCGTGGAATGTACTCTATGACTTCCCAGTGGGTAAGGAGGTGGGAAGATGACACCAGAGTCACCCCCTACATGTTATTGCCTTAGAATATTGACAAAAGTTGGCATTCCATTTCTGCCCAAATGTCATCTGGGCTCAAGGGGAAAACAGTTAGTACTTTTCAGAGCATCTGTAAAACTTGTTCCGACTTTAAAATTCACTGGTGTTACGGGACCCGCTAACTGAAGAGTAAttgtattgaaaaaaatcaacatcctCAATTCAATTCCTCCTGTAACTTCAGTGTTCTAATGCAGCAGAAACACTACACGTTTTCTGAAAATGCCTGGGAATGCCAATAAACACAGGATTAGAAGCAGGCTGAACTGGTGTGAGGGCCAGATgtgacaaaggaaaagaaacacgCAAGATCAGAAGGAAGTGACAAGTGGCCAGgccaaggaaagaggaaaaggaatctTACTGGCAGAGGATGAAGCAGCATGTGTGGTTGGCATGTGTAGCTGAAAGAGGAACTAATGTGAACATTCTAACAAGGAGGGTCCCTCACATCCTTGCAAGTCCATGTTTGCCTCCGGATGACTCAGCTCATATAAGGATAATATTCACAACCAAGCCAGGTTGCTGCCAGCTAGAGCTGTGTGAGACAGCCAAGCCCATGAGACAGGAAGGTCAAGCCGATGACAGCCCAGCAAACTCTCGCCGTTGTGCTAGAAGGTTCCTctgtctttactttttttctctttttggtgaGGTCTGGCTGAAAACAGAGTAGTGAAACTtgtaaataatttacaaaatttatttccatttttcttgtcTGAAGTCCAATTCCTTCAGAGCCTGGCAACTCTATGGTCATCTAATTAATCTGAAAATCCAGCATAATTGATATGGGAATGGTGCCATGTATAGGAGTGTAAACACCACACTTTTCAGAGTTTAAATTCGTCAGagctcttaaccactgggcttTAATGTCTCAGCCATTAAATTAAACATCATGTAATCAGACGACCACGTGCCCAACGAGAATGAAAGCACTAGGTGATATTTTATCCTAGGGCTACCTAGCAGTTGGTCAGTGAGTACTTCAGAGCATTCACTGGCAAGAAAgatggcaaatatatatatatatatgcacacacacacacacacacacacacacatacagcaaTGTGTGGCATCCGATATAGTTCAGTGGTTTCTAGACCCACTCTACATCAGAGTCTCCAGAGGGTGCCTGCCAAGCATATTCCAAGGCTCTttctccagagattctgatttgatGTGTCAGAACAGGAAACCGTTTTTAGCAAGCCCCCATGTGCTTCTGGGATTTTGGACTGGCTTTTGAGAATGGCTGTGTGCAACGGATCTTCACAACCTCTGCCCCACTCTTATCACCCAGCCTCACCCAGCCTCATTCCCCTATCTAAGGGCCCTTACTTCTACCCAGGTCAGTCTTGCAGCTGCTTCTCTTCTTGTCTTCCGCCTAATCTAGGCTGTCTTCCATGTCATGTTGGTATGTCCTCCAACTTTACAACCACTGGATATATTCCCTCCTTTCCctaaaaagtatttttactgAGTGCCATTGGAATACATTGGGCATAAACTTTAAATGGGAGAGAACACAGAAAAGGGTTGGGAGGGTGAGAAAAAAACTACTGGAAAACTTTCAGATTGCTTAAGTATACATTTTTGAAGGAGCATTAAAAGTTACACAACAGGTTGCTTTACACACAATGGACTTCCCCTTCATCCAGATGGCCTGACCACCAGTTGAGAGGGGACAGAGAAACATGGTTATGACATCATGGGGATGCAATCATCAAAATCCAGACTGTAGAGAGCTCCAGAGTTTGCTAGTCTGAATGTGGttcatggaccagcagcatccACTTCACCTGGGGGCTTGCTGAAAATGCAGGATCTTGGGCCCCAcaccaaattttcttttttttaaaataaatttatttatttgtttgtttttatttttggctgcattgggtcgtcgttgctgtgcaggctttctctagttgtggcgagtgggggctactcttcattgtggtgcacgggcttctcattgcagtggcttctctcgttgcggagcatgggctgtaggtgcacaggcttcagtagttgtggcacgctggctcagcagttgtggctcgcaggctctagagtgcaggttcagtagttgtggcgcacgttgctctgcagcatgtgggatcttcccaggccagggctcgaacctgtgtcccttgcattggcaggcggattcttaaccactgaaccaccaaggaagcccccaaattttctttctaaagcagaatctacttttaaaattagatgCCCTAGgcggagggtgggatgaattgggagattgggattgacatatacacactattggtactatgcataaaatagataacaaatgagaacctactgtgtagcacagggaactctactcagtgctctatggtgacctaaatgggaaggaaatccaaaaaagaggggatatatgtatatgtataactgattcactatgctgtacagcagaaactaacacaatagtgtaaagcaactatactccaataaaaattaatttaagaattttaaaaattaaaaatgcatttatataagcaaaagaaaaaaaatcccctagTGATTTGTGTGTACTTTAAAGTTTGAGAATACAACTCTACTGGAAAAGACACTCAGtaccttttataaataaattgcaagaaaagagagagagataaggaGACCTACAGATGAAAAGAGATTAAGAGGTCTGTTGACAAGATGCAATGTGGGGACTTGTTTGGATTTGAACAAACcagatataaaaaatttttttgagatgaTAGGGGAAATTTGAACACGACTACTAGTATGCAATGATATTAgggaatcaatttttaaaaataaattaatggggcttccctggtggcgcagtggttgggagtccgcctgccgatgcaggggacacgggttcgtgccccggtgcgggaggatcccacgtgccgcggagctgctgggcccgtgagccacggccgctgagcctgcgcgtccggagcctgtgctccgcggcgggggaggccacaacagtgggaggcgtGGTACcgcataaataaaaaaaaaaaaaaaaaaaaaataatggtattGTAGTTATTAGCAAGAAAGAAGAggcttatcttttagagatatctactttaatatttatggatgaaatccTATGACAACAGGGATTTGCTTCAAAGTAATCCCACAGTGGAGGTTAcggatgaaacaagattggccatgagttGATTACTGTTGTAGCTAGGTGATGCCCACATGGGAGGTtactatattattttctctttgcagTGCAATCCTGAGTACCTGAGCACCTGAATTTAGGTTAAATTTCACAGTGTAAGGGCACATTCCTTCACAAGACACCccctcacttcagacaccagccaTAAGGTCCAGGGTCCCCAGGTCACCCATGCTCCTGACCACTGGCTGCAAATTCACGGGTCTCCACTAACCCCTCAGATTCAATAATTTGCTGGAATGACTCAGAGCTCAGGAAAGCACTATACTTATGATTACAGTTTTATGATAAAAGATACAACTCAAGACCAGCCAAATGAGGAGACACACAGGGCAATGTCAGGAGGGTCTTGAATGCAAAGCTTCCATGTCCTTAGGAAGTATCACCCTGCTGGCTCATTGATACAGGATTACCAACCATGAAAGTCAGCAGAGCTTCCATGTGCAAAGCTTTGATTGGGGTTTCATTTTGTAGGCATGATGGATTGAATCACTGGCCATGTGGTTGAACTCAGTCTTCAGCCCTCCTCACCCTCCCTGGAGGTCAACTGTTGGGTTGATATCATGTGGCTCAAAATCCTAACCCTCTAATCATAAGGCTGATCTTTCTGACGTGGACCGCCCCTGTCCTGAGTCAtgtcattagcataaactcaagCATGGTCTCCGGAGATTATATTATAGGAGTTTGGCCTTACACATTTGTTGGGACTCGTTAAACAATCTCTGTAAGTCTTCTCACTGATACTGGAGCCTGGAGTCTAGATGGTGGGGAGTTACGAAGGGAAAATGGATGTAAATTGAGGAAGATCAAGAACGTGCTGCAACCCAGGACACACTGAAACCCATGATGATTGACATTGCCCTTCCTCATGGAACTGAACACAGGCACCTGGTTCAGGGGAAGTAGAGCCGGTGCCGCTGCTGCTTCATGCTGGTGAGGTGAGTCAGCACATTGGCAGCAACGTGTGTGAGCTACAGAACGGCTGCCCTTTCCTGTCTGCCTTCCAAATCTCACAAGAATCTCCCTTGGGACCCACCGTAACccaaaatatacatgaaatgaaATTCTAGGGAAAGTAGTTCAGCATAGCCAAATCGATACATTACAAGGCCACCACAccttaaaaagaagtaaatatttgtaaatcaaccAGTGCCTGGAAATAATTGTTTAATGGCCAAGCtacttcacaaagaaaactaAGACATAATGGTAAACCCAGTCCACCACTGGAAACACACTTGTCTTGTCCACTATTATTCCTTCTCCCCTCTAGTCTAAGAGGAGGAGATTTCCCACCAATGCTCTACCTGATCTGGACTCCATCCTTTTATACTCTCCCAAGGATCATGCTTTGTCCATTAACTTCTCATGTCTCTGGTTGAAACACCTTATGTTCTGACTTGGTGACTtcagtttattgaaaaaaatttttcttacgATTATCTAAATCCCTCTAGTaaatactctttctttcttttttcacaacAGCCAAGTTTCGAGAATGAAAAGTCTACTACTGGTGCTATTGTCACTTCTATAACATGATTTTTATCACGTTATTTGAGAATATTCAATTGTGCTGTAAATAACAAGGGAAACAAACAAGTAGAATAACAGATGAAACTCATAAAACATATTGAGGAATGATAGCAAATGTGCTAAGTTAGAAAtctgttaaatataaatataaacagagcaTATGTTTGATAAACATAGACGAAAAGGATGGAACAAACCAGAGCACCACTTGTAGATAGGAAGGGATAGAAGGACCACTTAAACCTAAAACATTAATAAAGCACGGATCATGTATCATCCTTATGCCACATGTAACCTCTGCCCAAGAAACACAGATAAATCCATAGCTTTTCAGCAACTTATTGGTGAGTTTCAGTTGTGTCCAAGCTATTTGTCCCTCCATCTCTTGGAAGGAGTAAGCATGTGCTGGCTCCAGATACTTTCAGTCTGTTGAGTCCCCTTGCTCACCCTCAACTCTGGACCTCGTGACCATACTGGCAGCAGGGAATGaagatgagagagacagacagggacagacagagagagagctgtGGCTCATACACCCAACTTGCACCCTCTCCTCATGGTGATAGCATCCTTCAtctctttccctttgtttcttgctGTGCGTTTTAAATTTATTCAGTAAACCTTGTGATTCaagcatcttaatttttttttttttggccacgccacacggctcgtgggatcttagttcccccagccagggattgaacccgggcccaaagtagtgaaagtgccaagtcttaaccactggaccaccagggaattccctcaagcatcttaattttttttgtttttaataaatttatttatttatttttggctgcattgggtcttcattgctgcacgcgggctttctctggttgcggcgagagggagctactcttcgttgtggtgcacgggcttcttattaatgtggcttctctttgttgcagagcacaggctgtaggtgcaggggcttcagtagttgtggcacgcgggctcagtagttgtggcgcatgggcttacttgctcggCGGcgtgtgtgatcttcccagaccagggctcaaacccgtgtcctctgcattggcaggccgattcttaaccactgcgccaccagggaagtcccaagtgtcTTCATTTTATCTGAGTCTATTTCATGAACTCTTGGACAGCCTTTCTGGTAGCGGGATTGAAGGCAGGGTGACCAATCTGTTCTGCTTGCCCAACGACTTTCTCAGTCTTAGCACTAAAAGACCAGCATCCTGGGAATCCactcagtcctgggcaaacagGGACGGTTGGTCACCTGATTGGAGGTAAACTTTGCATCAAATTGACTTCCCACTGCAACaaccttctcttctctccctcaggTCCTCAGCGGAGGTGATCTGGTAATCTACTTTCTAACACCATGCTACCAAAAACATTCTCACTAAGATCACTGGTTACTTTCCTTTTGTCAAATCAGATGGAcacctattttatttcattgaagcaatggacattttcattgtttcttctttcttgagactCTTTTCTCTTAGCTTCCATCACATCTCTTGCATTACCTAGATGCTTTCCAGAGTGAATGTGGCTCAGATGGCCATCAAGCGTCTAATATCCAAAAAGCTCAAAACTCAACTCATTATCTTCTTCCCAAAAGTCTTTCTTCCTGAATTTTCTAcctttcactgctgtatctccacCCACCCAGTGACCCAAGTCAGGAGGTAAGTGACCCTagacccctccccacacccataGATGTGTTCCGTATTGGTTCCTTTAGGGCTTCTGGAACACTCACCAGCTGCAAGGGTCCCACTAAATCAGGTTCCCATGGTATCTATCTGCTTGCACTTTCTCCCTACACTCTCCATCCCAGCTGGCTTTATCCCTTACCTGCCTCTTCTTAGTTAACTTTGAGCTACTTACTTACCTAGGCATTGATCTGCCACGTGCTTGGATACTGTCTGGTCATTTCTTCTAAGCTCCTTTCGGGTAGACCTGCAATGACATCCTAATCCCGTTGTGTCAGGGAAGGAAGGTCACAGAGTTGCCCCTGCTGTTGGTTTcacctttgttcttctcttttcctgtaACTGCCACCCCCCTTCACCACCTCATCCCCCCCTTGGCTGAAACGTCGCAGAAGCCACTTAACTGGTCTCCCACCTCTAACATTTCCCACCCCAATACCTTCCCTCTACCTCTTTCAATTATCTTTGAAAACGCATATCTTGTTAAGTCTTGTCATTCTCCCACTTTGATCCTTTCAAAAATGCCTTAGCCAGACATGTAaagcccctcctcttccctttatACTCCCTACCCTGTCTCAGAGTTTATGTTTCTGCCATGCCGGCAATTTGCGGTTCCTGATGAGCTGTggtcatttctcattttatgttaCTATCTCATCGTGAAATGCCCTACACCCCTCACAGCAGCCACTCTCCTGTCACCAACCGGCAATAACACACTCAGTCCCCGTCTCCCATGGGGCCCACAGGCAGACTCCGGCACGCCCGTCCAGTCCCAACTTGGTCACCTATGTGATCGGTACCACCCCTAGTCTGGTTTGGATGCCCTTGTAAATGCTCCTATGTTACCTTGGCCTTAGGTTACATTAACGCTCATCAGACTATTGcaatcatatattaaaaaaaaaaaaaagtctatcttTCCCACTAGATTGTGAACTTCTTGAGGTCTTGCATCTCCAGAGCAAGTTTTCAGCCTATGGTAGTTTTccatacatttttgtttgtttgtttgtgtttggtTTTGGCCGTTCTATAACTTTCTTGGCCAATCGACATTTAGTTCTCATCTACATCAACGAGCTGTAGATTTTTGAAAAGTGGTGACAGGTACATAGGTAACCAACGTTTAGAGCTTGTTTGGTGTATCTTCATCGTCATCATACTTTCTGGACAACGGCCCATGGATACGGTACGGAACATTCCTTATTCCTTTGGCCCAGATGGCTTTGTTGAGCCTGGCGTCAATGTGTACATCTGGAGTCCCCGTCTCCTTCATTGCAAATTTCCGGATTTCTCTGAGTGCCCGAGAGGCATGCTCCTTGAAACCCATTCCATGGAAGCACCTGTGAATGTTGATGGTGTATTCTCTGGTCACCACCTCGTTGATGGTGAAGCGGCCCTTCTTCTCACCACCCTTCTTTGTGGGAGCCATCCTGCCCTGCCTGGGTTGGAAAGGAATCCatacatgtttattaaatgaataagtaagcAAGCAACCTGAATAGGTAACTTATATGAGAGATATGCCATCTGCGTTCTGTCCTCTCACTGGTCTATTTGTTCTGCGCCGGCtgcaaagagagagaaggaatcaTGCTGGAGACCCTGGGAGGAATTGGAGAGAGCCCTAGAACCGTGTCCCAGGAAACAGATGAGTGTCCGTCTAGTGCTGGCAGCAAGGAGTGAACCAAGATGACACAACCAAAGGGTCCTGTGCATCTGGATGTCTCACCTGCCCTGGATGTCTGAGCAGGGGGCAGAAAGAGGGTCTCCACAAACTGCTGCTGCAGTATCTTCTTCCAAGTCATTCATTTTCTCAATCCCCACTATTCCAGCCTTAGTTCAGTTACTTCCAAGAACATGGGCCTCCCAGCAACAGGGGAAGGAACGTGTAATCCAAGCCCAAATGACACAAACACCAAAATCCCCACCGTCTTTTCCATAGCACGGTTATCTGGATTCGAGAGCCATTTGCCTACGTGGTAACACATCGTTGGCACTTAAACATCTCTGCAGTAAAACCATAGTAAATATTCAAGCCACATTAATCTCCCTTCAAACTGAGGTGATAGGACTTTATTCCTCATGCAAAGGGATAAATTGCTTTAGAAGACTACTTTTAGGTGTGCCCAGTCTCGTAGAATATATTCTTTTGTTATGATGATTAtccaatgttttaatttttaatgggaAATACAAGCACAAGTTccaaattttaagaagaaattgtTTACAGCGAAATTAGGTCTCCCTCTTACCCCTGGCCCATGGCTTCCAAATTCCCACCTCTACAGCAACCAACTTCCTGTATGTCTTGCCAGAGACGTTTGATGCATTTATGTTGGCATGAATACACCTGTGCACATGTAGAACACACGCATGTACTGAATTGATTTCTCAATAGGGTACGGACTCTATCTGGACTGTGTTTTAAACTGAGGCCACAGATTTCCTTATCCTCTTGTCATTCCCGGCGTCTGTGACATAATGAAGCACAAAGGTTGGGGACATGCACTTGGCCTCACCTGCACCATCCCGGCTGCCGCTTCTCCGCAGTCAGCAGACGGCTGTGGTGAGCATCTCTTCCACTAGTCAGGAGGTAACCCATTTTGCTGCCTACTTCCAATTTAGCCCCAATGCCAAGAAAGTAGGGCAATGTCTCCGTATTTTCTAAATCAAACAcatcttttcaaataaaagagaaatgtgcCACAGAAGAGTTTCAAAATTGAGGTCTGTTTTGAAATCTTCAAGCAAAGCAGCAAAATGATGAAGTTGACAGACATCTGGAACACAGGTGGTAAAAACGAAGAAAATCACAACAAAAACCATATGCCTCAAAAGACGGATCTACACCAAAGAGAAAAGATGAGCAGGAATACTAACATTTTCAACCCCCATGATTGTGGAGGGCATAGAAATGCTCAGTTTTCGTCTCTTTAAAGCAACCTTGCCTGTTCCCTCTTTGTAATAATTGGATTGCATCCATTTACCTTCCATTTCACTTTATTCACTCAGTTCTCAGCCAGCCCCATCAGCCTGAAGGGCCAGCCTGGATGTGCACATCTTTCCATCATGACCATCGTGGGCTGGCAATGGGTttgccttcctcccttccctgaggAGTACATGAGGGGTTTGCTCTGGATCAGCCCGTCAACTGCTGTTCACGGATTGCCGGCGCTGCATGGCCAGACTTTTAGATAGAGGCAGGTTCCTGCTCTAGTTGGGTTGACGTTATATAAAGAGGTCGGGGCTGTAGATCCTTTAACAGGGAAAGAAATGGCCAGGCTCACATACaaggtagggggaaaaaaaagttgcatGAATGTGATACAGTTCAGGAAGGAGATTGTTGCAAACACTTAGAGCTGGAACTAAGACCTGAAATGAGGGGGAcctctctggtggtccagtgggtaagactccactcttccactgcagggggcatgggttcgatccctggtcagggaactaagatccctcatgcttcTCGGggcggccaataaataaataaaaatgtaaaattaaaaaaaaaagacatgaaatgagGGTAGAGCAAGACTGGGACACAAATCTTTCTTGCTTGGGAAGTTTCTCAGAGTCACTGATTAAAATTTGCCATCATGATTGTTTTTTGAGATTGCTGTTATTCCCATGAATGTGGGCATCGTTCTGTGTTTACAGATGCCTGTCTTTGTATTTACCTTCAAGGTTTGGGCATCAAAGGTGTAAAAATActgtgtggggaaaagggagtgGAAGGGAGCTGAATTCAAGGGCAATTTTAAAGCAAAGGGAAAAGCTCTGGAGTTGGGTAGAGCAGCCAATCCTGCTGCCTGATAAACTGGGTGAGGCACCGGCTGTGGAAGCTAGAAAGAGCCTGGAGCGGGAGGCTGTGATGCCCCCACTGGCTGCGACACCTCAAGGGAGACTTTAGAGATGAGGGGGCTTCCTCTTCGAATCCCAGAAGTGGGAGTTTTTCTCTCAAGGCACCTTTCAGCAAGTGGACCCTCCTCTCAACTGTTTATAATCTGGTAGGGACCTGACATGGATAAAACACTGGATTTCTTTCACTGTCCCTAAAAGAAGCAGGAAATCttgaatattttcaataaaactttaaatagaggcttttctttttcatgtgtttgcttgAGTTCTTAGCTATGTGAGTGGTTGACAGGAAGGCAAACAATGGTAGCTCTGAGATGCGAGCGTCACTGTCAGAGGAGGCATTTTTTAGAAAACCATCTTTGACCTCCTCAGTGAGCTGTTAGGACATCAGCTGCAGTGGCTCCAGCATAGATAGAGAGCACAGTTGTGTTGGGATTCTGGCCAAAGGAGAAACCTAACCTTCACTCCTCGCATCCAAAGGGCTGGGCAGTATAACACTTATGGCGAGtaacagaatcagaatctctgtgtCACCCGTAACACTCCGACGTAATATCCACTTCCATAAATAAGAACTGAATAAACAGATCACACATAAAAAGGGAACTTGAGTAAAGTACAATGAGCGCAACCTCCTAAATGAGCCATTGTCAATTTACACCCTGATTGTTACAAAATGTGAATAAAGtattcagatttatttttgctgtgctggtTAGCAACGTCCGGGAGTAAATATGCATCGTCATCATGTTCATTCAGAATGAGCGTCTGAAAGGAAGTACTGTGCACTGGGAACAAAACCAACTGCAGGAGAAGTGAGGCTGGTAAGAGATGAGGCTGGCTTCCTGCAAGGTGCGTTGAaacaattttttatatataaacacaccCATTCGTTCACACCCCAAACACACTTCTAGTATCCTTCTGCCAAAACACTTCGGATCTGCTTCGTTTTGATTCTGATGGTATTTCCAAGACATATATTGAGGCAGGGAAGAGCTGCACTGAGAAACTGTCTCATGGTCACTTGTGTTGaggctgatcttttttttttgaaataatgttttctttttttttagcatatatatatatatttttttaaattaattaattacttttgtttttggccgtgttgggtcttcgttgctgcacgcgggctttctctagttgcagcgaacgggggctgctcttcattgtggtgcacgatcctctcattgcagtgtcttctcttgttgcggagcacaggttctaggagcgcaggcttcagtagttgtggcacggggctcagtagttgtggctcatgggctctagagcacaggctcagtagttgtggtgcacaggcttagttgctccacggcatgtgggatcttcctggaccagggctcaaacctgtgtcccctgcattggcaggcggattcttaaccactgcgccaccagggaagtcccgaggctGATCTTAATAAGCTTAGATTGTGTGACTTAATAGTCTATTATGTAAATAGAACTACTACTAGACATAGTCCTCAACATTCTTGAGGTAGTAATAGTATTCATATAGAAAGCATGATTTTACAAAGTATTTCCATCCACAGCCACTGGCTCTGTGCCTTACTCTTCTCAACAACagaagttataataataataagggcTTACTTAAGATGACCCAGTAAGTGGAGGATTCAGGTCTTACTAGTGCGAAACCTGTGCTCTTACTTGAAAAAAGAAGTCATTACTTCAGTGTGAAAATAACCAGAGCTTCACTGAGATCCCGGCACTTtcaa
This genomic window contains:
- the LOC109547561 gene encoding large ribosomal subunit protein eL31-like, producing the protein MAPTKKGGEKKGRFTINEVVTREYTINIHRCFHGMGFKEHASRALREIRKFAMKETGTPDVHIDARLNKAIWAKGIRNVPYRIHGPLSRKYDDDEDTPNKL